Genomic window (Electrophorus electricus isolate fEleEle1 chromosome 25, fEleEle1.pri, whole genome shotgun sequence):
tttatatttttgtcatttagcagacgctcttattcagCGAGTAGCGAGTttcagtagtctagctttgagatgacaagaCGGTTGTTAAACACGATTATGGGGAAAATATTATAATCACACAAGTGTAAAGCGTCATATCTGATTTCTGTGCATGGACCAGTTCGCCCATTTCTAAAGTTACTGGCCatcaatataaaaaagaaacatatataCAGATTCTGGAGTGTAATTGCTAAAATGCATCTGCTTTGACCACACCATTCTGCATGCAAATAAAACGAAACATTCTGCTTTCTGCTTCGCCTACCAAAATGCTGTCTGCAGCTTGACATTTGGTTCCAAATTACTGCAGTTCTAGTTAAAAATTCCTCAGTTACTTGTAATTTTCACTCCActcaacatttattttctttttatgccTGTGACGGTAATCACTACATTTGAGTCTGAAATACTGCAGTGTGCAGAACTTCACTACAGAATTACTATAAATTTCAGATTCTTTTGCTGTCTGGTGTTGCTCTCTCCCCTTTGGCTGTAATGACAGTGTGCACTTGCACTGACATGAACTCTGCGAGTTTGTCCAAATTCTAAGGATTCCTGTTCTCCCTGTAAACACTCGCGGATCTGGTCTGCCAGTGGTTGTTGCAGAgttgtgaggtgtgtgtttgggtcatTAGCTTGCTGCAGTGTCAATTCCCCACACAGATGCAAACCACTACAGATCAACAATGACTACAAATGAATGAACGTAATCAAGCTTCTGATGAGTAGAGCAGATCTCCAGGGCATCGTCTGAACTCGTGATCAGTGGAACAGACACAGCTCGTGGAACTCTGACCATTTGTACAAGAGAACTGACATGAACAGGTTCACAAATGTGCTGAGTTGCTTTTCACTAGTGCCAAATACTAATGAAGGAAGTCTCAACCCTCTTACAAATTTCAATGTATCTTTTATGCAAATGCTTGTATCCATAGCAAAGGTAGTCAAAGCTGGGAACACTGCagtaaatacaatataatgcCCACAGTAACTGCAGGAGCAAAGCTAACTCACAATATTAACATTCATTTGAAAGTATCTGAAATTAATAAACTGGTGTAATTTCTATAAACAGTCATATTTCAGATAACTTAATATTCATGTTTCAAATTCACAAACATGTCCTGCTTTACAAGGAGGTGTtgaacacaaacagtgtaatctgtatgtctgtacaaGTGTGGTACAGAGGCCGGCGCCCGCGTGACGGGGCgcactgtgtgtctgcagagagGACGTACCGCATGCGGAGATGGCGATGGTGTGTCTGAACGACTTCGAGCAGTATGCCAGGCTGCACCTGCCCAAGGCCACCTGGGACTACTACGCTGCTGGGGCCGACGATGGTTGCACCAGAGACGACAACCTGCAGGCCTACAGGAGGTACGCCGCCCTGCCCACAGTCTCACACTCAGCACCGAGCGCGGCCCTGCCCTGGTCAGAGATTCTCGGATCACTCGCTGACCAGTGAGTAAGCAATTGCTGTTACCTTTATGTCAGAGAAATGTTAAACTCTTCTTCCTCCCTGCTCCTAATCCGGTTCCAGGATCCGACTCAGGCCACGGATGTTGCGTGATGTGTCCGTGTGCGACACACGGACCACTGTGTTGGGAACAGAGATCAGCTTCCCGGTGGGTATCGCACCCACGGCGTTCCACTGTCTGGCCTGGCATGAGGGAGAACTGGCCACTGCCCGGGGTGAGTGTGGGGCGTCGGGCACGGTCACCTCAGAAGTACATGACCCACTGCTTTCACAGTGCACGCTGACACAGCGTCCTCGCAgtctgtgtaatataaatgtaatagtGTCGTACTGTGTAATATAATTGTAATAGTCTTCTACTGTGTACTGTCTACTTTGCCAGTTACGTGAGAGCAATCCTGAGACAGCGCATTCCTAAAtttgtccactagatggcaatgTGGTGATATTTTCTATTAAAAAAGGTTGCCTGgtgtatttctttttcataattttcgctcctctctctctctctctctctctctctctctctctctctccctccctccctctctccatctgttcctCCAGCCACAGAGTCGTTGAACACCTGTTACATCACCAGCACATCCTCCACCTGCTccgtcgaggagatctgtgcaGCGGCTCCCCATGGTTACCGCTGGTTCCAGCTCTACGTGTACCGCCACCGCGGCATCTCCGAGCAGCTGGTACGCAGGGTAGAGGCGCTGGGCTACAAGGCCCTGGTGTTCACCGTAGATGTGCCATACACGGGCAAACGCCGCGACGACATCCGCAACCGGTTTAAGCTTCCTGCACACCTGAAGGTCAAGAACTTTGAGGGCACCTTTCAGGTAAAGAAACATAGTAGTTTGATATTTCTCAAACACATCACCTTGAAcagtgtattttattgttttgctgtgctgctttgtttgtgtgtgtatatgtcttcCCCTACAGGACACTACAGGTCCTGAAGAGTACGGCGTTCCCGCCAACACCATGGACCCGTCTCTCAGCTGGAAGGACGTGCACTGGCTGCAGTCTGTCACGTGCCTGCCCATTATAATCAAAGGCATCCTGACCAAAGAGGACGCTGAGCTGGCAGTTGAGCATGGTGTCCAGGGACTGATCGTGTCAAATCACGGGGGCCGGCAGCTGGATGGGGGGCCGGCCACGGTGAGAGGCGgggttattgttgtttttgttttcacactGTGTGCTTCGCCTTGTTAGAGAGATGGTGCTGTTGTGCTTTGGTTTTCCTCACGTTCACTCAGTccccccactcccctccccaccccctacACTCCCCACCCCCTacactcccctcctccccccctactcccctcccctccccccactcccctccccattTTGTCgttcctcctcctcacacagaTAGACTGCCTGTCCGAGATAGTGGACACAGTGAAAGGGCGCATCGAGGTGTACATGGATGGGGGCGTCCGCACAGGCACTGACGTGCTCAAGGCTTTGGCCTTGGgagccaaatgtgtttttattggCCGACCGGCAGTCTGGGGCCTTGCTTACAAGGTAACGCTGAGGGAGCAGCtggtgagaatgtgtgtgtgacgtgaGGTGACGTGAGCAGTGACATGACATGAGCAGTGGCGTGACGTGATATGACGTGAGCAGTGATGTGACTTGACATGACGTGCAGTGACGTGACGTGACGTGAGTAGTGATATGACGTGAGCAGTGATGTGACGTGAGAGCAGTGATGTGACGTGTGCAGTGACGTGACATGACATGAGCAGTGATGTTACATGAGATGACATTAGCCGTGACGTGGCATGACACGAGCAGTGATGTCACGTGACGTGACATGACATGAGCAGTGATGTGACTTTCAGCTCTCACCTGAATGGCTCCTGCTGACTCTCCTCTGTGTGCTGTCCAGGGGGAGCAGGGTGTGAGGGAAGTCCTGCAGATCCTACACCAGGAGTTCCATCTGGCCATGGCCTTGTCAGGTACGTGCAGCCACACCATGCCCACGCCGGGGTGCGGGGTCTCCGCCGCGAGAGCGTTCCAGTTCCAGTATGTCTCTCCTCATGGACGGTCTCTTCTCTACCCTTTTAACAGGCTGCAGAAACGTGGCTGAGATTAACAGGAACCTCGTTCAGTTCTCCAAGCTCTGACACCAACAGCAGCAAGCGTGCCTGGAATAAGGAGAACGTTTCCTCCTGCACACACTGTCTCCACTCCTGGACGCTCACTCATTGACCTGTTAGACACAGATCCAACTCAACCATCGCAAATCAGTGACTGTGTTTTTCTATATATTAGTCTATATATTTATTCTGTATATTATTctcacaaataaaatacagatatGGGCactcagaaataaagaaaaacactaaatatgtatTCCAAATGATTTTGAATGAAGTGTTTATTATACATGCTTTTAGATATtaatataatgtttaatatacatTCTATTAGAGTTCTATAAAAATGGAAACTTGACAGAAAAATCACGTTTTTACGGTTCTTCGAGGGAAGACGCTGGTGATGTTAGCGGCAGGGACAGCAGCAGAACGGAGGGTGTGTGCCGCAGGCCACGGGGCCGCGTTTGTATCTGACAGTTGGGTTATTTTTAGCAGTTTAATCTTTTAGTTGCGCGGTGTGTTGGAATTTGAAGGAGAGGTTTGTGTGGTGGGGAAAAACTACTGTGCCAGTATTCAAAACAGCCTGGAATTCATTATCTGAAAGAAAATGATGTTGATTTTAGATCAATAAACTCTTTATTGTAAAACAGCATCCTGTCAGTCATTTGATGTCTTTTCTTGGTCTCGTAAGTTCGTAATAGGAGCcaagctgcagtgtgtgtgtggtcagggtCAGGATCGGGGTCATGATATTTACACGCTAGCATGCAAACCCAGCGCTCATGCTGAAACTATAAATataatccttttttaaaaaattcgaCAGCATTCTTCTGTGCTACTCTAAAGCTGTCTGCAGTAAACCTTTAGTGTGGTCTGTCACACTATGCACTTAAAAGTGCTCCAGTGAGTGCAACACCAAAAGTAAAACATCAGAAAGTAGGGAAACACCACTGAGTAGAGACagacgcacatgcacgcacacacacaaacacacacggtaCATATAAGTAACAGGAATGGGCTGTGTGCTACATTGCTTCCACTTTTGTGTACATTTATGGTTTACCTGTCAAGGTACgctcccccccacgagtcacgtggtacggcctgccgcgtgcacgGGGGTTCTCTCATGTTTGTGGCCACACATCCGTGAAGGCGCGCACCTGTACGGGATTAAGTGTTAGTgcgtgtctgtctatttaaagccccgtcagtgcgtgcctcaccgttggtcattgtttgtttgttagcgtctgaaGTGTAATATTTGGATCCATGTATAGCCCGTGTTTATTGTTAacgttgtgtgagtgccacagtAGTCTTTTATGTTATGTCATTAAATCTTTTCGCACACTccacgccctgcagcactcaggcaGCATTACATTACCACTTAACGTCTTGACAAAACTGACATTCTTCTTCACtcgaaatatatttttaaaaagcagaagacTAGATTTTGCAACACATTTGggaatgtgtgcttgtgtgcgtttgtgggtgggtgggtgtacgtgagagaaagacagtgtcCAAGAATGAGAAGTGATGCAGGAAGTCAAGAGGCTCACACACCTCCATTTGAGGCGGTGGGTGGGAGTGTGATGCTCAGTGCTGTCATGACAGGAAGCCTCtgaacctacacacacgcacatctgtGTTGGGTAAGTGCGGCTTTAAGGAAACCCTTGTCTCTTATGTTTCGCCAAAATGATGTGAAAATATCTGAcatgtaatgttttaatatacagaaaaagtaaataacatttttataaatgttttttttagctCATTACTGATATCAAACACAAGACTGCAATGTTGTGCAATGGGGAATTAGAGGGGCGGTCACTTTATAAACTGAAGAAGACACCTGTTAAATATGTGAAGTACTTCTGGGCAGGATCTGAATGTCAGTTATATGAAGGAAATGTCGCATGCAGATTATTAGTGATGTGTTTATGTAGCTCTGTACATGGCAGACGTGTTCGCTGTTAGATGcaaatctgtctgtctctgctgcctctgctaTGTTTAGCTGGGGAAAGCCTGTATCCTGTGTACACAGTCAAGAAGAACTTGTTGAGTTTCTATGCTGTGTGGGGTGTGAGCCCATTGCGCAACGCCAGCTTAATCTCTCTCGTGTCCTTTCTGAAGACACTGTGAGGGATTTCAGGGTGATGCCTGTCAAATCACGACAGGAGTAAGGACTTTGAGCATTCTTCTATACCAGTCTTGCGTACCCCGGAGTGGGTGTCCACAGCGGATCAGCATGGGGTAAGCTGTTTCACTTCCGTTCATGATGGGGAACATGTTTGAAGTTAACACTGTTGTTGACCTGCAAGTACAGTGCACTGAACATATCGGCACCCTTGGGGACTGCCAGTTCCCTGAGCCAAACGTTGAGCCTACTGAAGATTGCAGTTAGTGTGTTTGGTAAAGCTTCCCGTGTTCTGCATGCTGACTGTCTCGATGTGCCTCTGACTCACTGACACTCACTTGTAAACTCACATTGACTGTTTTGCTGAGGCGTTTAGCTCTGGCgactggggtgggcactggatATGTTCAAATGCATATTGGCTGAGCCATGTATCTGTACACTGGGTTTaggggtcaggggttagggGCTAATCCGAACCCTGATCCTAATCCTAGATTTGGGAGAATGCTGCAGCTTCACTCATACGCAGCAGTCCGATACCGCACTAAAACATCTGATACCTCACTAAAACGAGAGATGAAGTGATGTTTCCTGAACTTCCCCTGGGTTTAGCCTCCTAATCACCATTGTATCATCACAGTCAGATATGGTACAGGACACTTCCTGGTTTTGCttcgtttgtgtttgtgatcaCAAAGGTCTATTCTGGTCTTACCTTACCGTAAATGAAACCAAGTTCCTATTTTACTCTTAATACCCAGCTGCAGGGTGTTCTCTCCCCTCCGGCGTCTTTACAGCAAAGAAAGAGTTGGTTACCATGGAATCAAACTCTCCTCACTGGCAGCTACTacttttaataatatatatatatatatatatatatatatatatatatatatatatatatatatatatatatatatatatatatatattttacctcatttttattaatttgttgtCATTATCTTTACATTCGTTTCTCTGTGTAAAGATATGTCTATATTACAGTTGTTGATATATCTAAAACCTTAAATATAATATACTTATATTTTTCagtgtcttttattttgtatgggtctgttttctctgccctgTTGACTGCAAGCAATAAAGTTTTGATTAgatttatgtcattttattagATTTCATTATATAACACCTATGTTTCAGGTGATTGCCACACTGTGGCCATGCAACCATCTTAACTTAGGGTTACATGTTCGACCAGGGGGTGCAGTCATGGCAataacacagtgtgtgtgttctcagtgcTCGCCTGTCTGATTGGTTACCTGTCCTTGCCATGGCTGAAGGCTCTGAGAATGGAAACATCTGGAATATATGACCCACGTGTCTGCTTCCCTCCAGGAACGGTGGAGAAGAAGGAAAACCACACTGGCGACTGTCACGCATTGGGAGCAGAGGCCAGAAGGACCCGCCCAGACCCCCGCCGCAAACTATCAAGCTGCCCGTGGCTGTCCCCATGCCTCCTGCGTCACCAAGGCAACCCGAGCCTGCGGCCAGACCTGCGGAGCCTGCGCCCAAACCCGAGACCCTCCCTCCCAAACCCACCGTCCCTCCCAAACCCCAGTTCGAGGTGTTCAGCAGCTCTGAGCATGGAAGTGTCATACTGCAGGTAAGGAGGCTTTGTTAATGGAAAGGCTCTCCCTGAACACAGAGCGCCTGGacgctaatgctaatgctaatgctaatggcAGTGGTCGTACTTCCCAAGGGCCTGGATCATTTTCGGACCGATCAGACCTTGTGTGATGTCACTTTGTTGCCTGGTGACAGCGGTCAAGCTTTCCCGGTACACAGGGTGATCATGGCCTCAGCCAGTGACTACTTCAAGGCCATGTTCACAGGTGAGACCCTGAGCTTCTGTCCCAGTGTCACGAACACAGATGGGATTTGCTAGCTGTGGCAGAGTTACAGAGGAACAA
Coding sequences:
- the hao2 gene encoding hydroxyacid oxidase 2; translated protein: MAMVCLNDFEQYARLHLPKATWDYYAAGADDGCTRDDNLQAYRRIRLRPRMLRDVSVCDTRTTVLGTEISFPVGIAPTAFHCLAWHEGELATARATESLNTCYITSTSSTCSVEEICAAAPHGYRWFQLYVYRHRGISEQLVRRVEALGYKALVFTVDVPYTGKRRDDIRNRFKLPAHLKVKNFEGTFQDTTGPEEYGVPANTMDPSLSWKDVHWLQSVTCLPIIIKGILTKEDAELAVEHGVQGLIVSNHGGRQLDGGPATIDCLSEIVDTVKGRIEVYMDGGVRTGTDVLKALALGAKCVFIGRPAVWGLAYKGEQGVREVLQILHQEFHLAMALSGCRNVAEINRNLVQFSKL